In Chiloscyllium plagiosum isolate BGI_BamShark_2017 chromosome 39, ASM401019v2, whole genome shotgun sequence, one genomic interval encodes:
- the LOC122542273 gene encoding toll-like receptor 13 translates to MARLRVDWPPLVCALSCIALAPVAPGYSFQNCIQSASHNGSFQCVHRFLRRVSGAVSDLPPSALHLNVSHNLLSRLPAGSFGAVPGLLSLRLDYNRISWVEAGAFSNLSRLMVLNLSYNGISWLGPTDFLGLASLCQLLVDHNRLATVQPDAFAAPTGLQTLDMSFNRLGNFSRVVDSVAALRQLTCLDLSTNRLRSLRHSAPLPLSLRLLYLRNTSLGALDCRRDFLDRNFTLDVSDNNISRLSDVDLRKVAWLVVRNNPLDVSELLRSGNVDPQRVEYSGLRLGSFSELTKLCRHLGNGTIQRLLLQNNQISYPALLSLKDCPPVKVWDLSHNFLTADNCLKFITQREQVTSFLLEHNRIQRLSACCSERAAPFPKLTYLSYRYNRILAVPACAFSHAPGVRSLLLNINNIAVINRTAFAELSQLLTLRLDNNLITDLHQETFSGLARLRTLNLRNNRVSIIFNNVFASLGSLDILDLGGNKIRSLTGLSFGGLRNLTKLYLDRNSITHISGEIFSHLPSLRVLDLAKNWIRYNSGLATKAPFVHLGRLGILKLQAQQPYGINIIPPGFFRGLTSLRDLYLGENKMSLSSSRTFEGLVNLRILSMPDTCNGVHSLDPGVFRNLRRLERLDLENVGLRFMSVDIFGGLANLRSLVLGKNAIQTVNSSVLEHLPSLSYLDLRKNPFPCICSNGWFRNWSLSNPRVQVVYFYNQTCANQQREYLYKFDTRVCYLDFGHLMFEIILPVLLLFTFAPVVYAKGYWHIKYGLYILRSWLNDYRGREESQQSYRYDAFISYNSNDEGWVLQELVPNLEDNGPQCFKLCLHHRDFELGKYIIDNIVDSIYQSRKTICVMSRSYLESEWCSMELELASYRLFHELKDVVVLLFLEKIPEAELSTYHKMRKVMKEKTYIQWPTDAEAQKLFWVKVRAAIKGSSRVKDRDAEVDS, encoded by the coding sequence ATGGCGCGACTGCGTGTTGACTGGCCGCCGCTGGTCTGCGCCCTGTCCTGCATTGCGCTGGCGCCCGTGGCCCCTGGCTACAGTTTCCAGAACTGCATCCAGAGCGCCAGCCACAACGGCTCCTTCCAGTGCGTCCACCGGTTCCTGAGGCGGGTCTCCGGCGCCGTCTCGGACCTGCCGCCCAGCGCCCTCCACCTCAACGTCTCCCACAACCTGCTGAGCCGGTTGCCAGCGGGCAGCTTCGGCGCAGTGCCGGGCCTGCTCAGCCTGCGGCTGGACTACAACCGGATCAGCTGGGTGGAAGCCGGGGCCTTCAGTAACCTCAGCCGGCTGATGGTCCTCAACCTCTCCTACAACGGCATATCCTGGCTGGGGCCGACGGATTTCCTCGGTTTGGCCAGCCTGTGCCAGCTGCTGGTGGACCACAACCGCCTGGCCACGGTCCAGCCTGACGCCTTTGCCGCGCCCACGGGTCTGCAGACGCTCGACATGAGCTTCAACAGGCTGGGGAACTTCTCCAGGGTGGTCGACTCCGTCGCTGCCCTCCGCCAGTTGACCTGCCTGGATCTGAGCACCAACCGCCTGCGCTCCCTCCGGCATTCCGCCCCTCTGCCGCTCTCCCTGCGGCTCCTCTACCTCCGCAACACCTCGCTCGGCGCCCTGGACTGCCGGCGGGATTTCCTGGACCGCAACTTCACCCTGGACGTGTCCGACAACAACATCTCCCGGCTCTCCGACGTCGACCTGAGGAAGGTCGCCTGGTTGGTCGTCAGGAACAACCCCCTGGACGTCTCGGAGCTGCTCCGATCTGGGAACGTGGACCCCCAGCGGGTTGAATACTCCGGGTTACGACTCGGCAGCTTCTCAGAGCTCACCAAGCTGTGCCGTCACCTTGGTAACGGGACGATTCAGCGCTTGCTCTTGCAGAACAATCAGATCTCCTACCCCGCTCTCCTGTCCCTGAAGGACTGCCCACCGGTCAAGGTCTGGGATCTGTCGCACAACTTTCTGACGGCCGACAACTGCCTGAAGTTCATAACCCAGAGGGAGCAAGTCACATCTTTCCTCTTGGAGCACAATAGGATTCAAAGGCTGTCTGCCTGCTGCAGCGAGAGGGCAGCCCCCTTCCCCAAACTGACCTACCTGTCTTACCGCTACAACCGGATTTTGGCCGTGCCCGCCTGCGCCTTCTCTCACGCCCCCGGCGTCAGGAGCCTCCTGCTGAACATCAACAACATCGCCGTCATCAACAGGACGGCCTTCGCTGAGCTCAGCCAACTACTGACCCTCCGCCTGGACAACAACCTCATCACGGACCTCCACCAGGAGACCTTCTCCGGGCTGGCCCGCCTCCGCACCCTCAACCTGAGGAACAACAGGGTCTCCATCATCTTCAACAACGTCTTCGCCAGCCTCGGCAGCTTGGATATCTTGGACCTGGGTGGCAACAAGATCCGGAGTCTCACCGGCCTGTCCTTCGGCGGGCTCCGCAACCTGACCAAGCTCTACCTGGACAGGAACAGCATCACCCACATCAGCGGGGAGATCTTCAGCCACCTCCCGTCTCTGAGGGTGCTGGACCTGGCCAAGAACTGGATCCGGTACAACAGCGGCCTAGCCACAAAGGCTCCATTCGTCCACCTGGGCAGACTCGGCATCCTCAAGCTGCAGGCCCAGCAGCCCTACGGCATCAACATCATCCCCCCGGGGTTCTTCAGAGGCCTCACCTCCCTCCGGGACCTGTACCTGGGAGAGAACAAGATGTCGCTGTCCTCCAGTCGCACGTTCGAGGGCCTGGTCAACCTGAGGATCCTCTCCATGCCCGACACGTGCAACGGCGTCCACAGTCTCGACCCGGGCGTCTTCCGGAACCTCCGACGCCTGGAGAGGCTGGATCTCGAGAACGTCGGCCTCCGCTTCATGTCGGTCGATATCTTCGGCGGCCTCGCCAACCTCAGGAGCTTGGTGCTGGGCAAAAACGCCATCCAGACGGTCAACAGCAGCGTGCTGGAGCACCTGCCCTCCCTGAGCTACCTGGACCTGAGGAAGAATCCGTTCCCTTGCATCTGCAGCAACGGCTGGTTCCGAAACTGGtccctctccaaccccagggTGCAGGTCGTCTACTTTTACAACCAGACCTGCGCCAACCAGCAGAGAGAATACCTGTACAAGTTCGACACTCGGGTCTGTTACTTGGACTTTGGGCATCTCATGTTCGAAATAATCTTGCCGGTGTTGCTCCTGTTCACTTTCGCCCCTGTCGTCTACGCTAAAGGGTACTGGCACATTAAGTACGGACTGTACATTTTACGCTCCTGGCTGAACGACTACAGGGGAAGGGAAGAGAGTCAACAGTCCTACAGATACGACGCTTTCATCTCCTACAATTCCAATGACGAAGGGTGGGTCCTGCAGGAGCTGGTGCCCAACCTGGAAGACAACGGCCCTCAGTGTTTCAAACTCTGCCTTCACCACAGAGACTTTGAACTGGGCAAGTACATCATTGACAACATCGTGGACAGCATCTACCAGAGCAGGAAGACCATCTGCGTCATGAGCCGCAGCTACCTGGAGAGCGAGTGGTGCTCCATGGAGCTAGAGCTGGCCAGCTACAGGCTCTTCCACGAGCTCAAGGACGTCGTCGTCCTGCTCTTCCTGGAGAAGATTCCGGAAGCCGAGCTCTCCACCTACCACAAGATGCGGAAGGTGATGAAGGAGAAGACCTACATCCAGTGGCCGACGGACGCGGAAGCTCAGAAGCTCTTTTGGGTCAAAGTGAGGGCAGCGATCAAAGGGTCCAGTCGAGTCAAAGACAGGGACGCTGAAGTGGACAGTTAA